One segment of Zonotrichia albicollis isolate bZonAlb1 chromosome 4, bZonAlb1.hap1, whole genome shotgun sequence DNA contains the following:
- the IQSEC3 gene encoding IQ motif and SEC7 domain-containing protein 3 isoform X4, with protein sequence MLEHKYGGHLVSRRAACTIQTAFRQYQLSKNFEKIRNSLLESRMPRRISLRKVRVQNSESFSAEKALVEGYNFVGIPLVRSPSLPATISGALTELEDSFTEQVQSLAKSIDDALSTWSLKTMCSLQDGGSYQIRETFSASSMQPNQDLEAELQDQEKEEGLLPDTLPKSSSTLMMAFRDVTVQIDNKNISVSSSTSVSMANCLSSNDQAGLSPATKAEESPGEGEGKASELLSAPESLPENSLTSTEVEVSTNGTGDSSAEPDQMAVQKLQFDASNEAGQSKGLESENADNSEQLSSSSTSTSAKSASEVSSKEALQAMILSLPRYHCENPASCKSPTLSTDTMRKRLYRIGLNLFNINPDKGIQFLISRGFIPDTPIGVAHFLLQRKGLSRQMIGEFLGNSKKQFNRDVLDCVVDEMDFSGMELDEALRKFQAHIRVQGEAQKVERLIEAFSQRYCMCNPDVVQQFHNPDTIFILAFAIILLNTDMYSPNIKPDRKMMLEDFIRNLRGVDDGADIPRELVVGIYERIQQKELKSNEDHVTYVTKVEKSIVGMKTVLSVPHRRLVCCSRLFEVTDVNKVQKQAAHQREVFLFNDLLVILKLCPKKKSSSTYTFCKSVGLLGMQFHLFENEYYPHGITLVTPVSGSEKKQVLHFCALGAEEMQKFVEDLKESIAEVTELEQIRIEWELEKQQGTKTLSLRTNGAQMELQSKQGSPTGKKDLGEKVSDSTVEVSIHNRLQTYQHNSALGPESGMQPSMRLNMPREQLETALVPSHPASAGTLVQCQQIVKVIVLDKPCLARMEPALNQTLTRYVTSDSCTSTPWRGVGSGLPGTPMKLVHQPPLPPPPPPYNHPHQYCPPSSLLQRRRYSSGSRSLV encoded by the exons ATGCTAGAACACAAATACGGCGGCCACCTGGTGTCCCGCCGGGCAGCCTGTACCATCCAGACCGCGTTCCGGCAGTACCAGCTCAGCAAGAACTTTGAGAAGATCCGCAACTCCCTGCTGGAGAGCCGCATGCCGCGCCGCATCTCCCTGAGGAAGGTCCGCGTGCAGAACTCGGAGAGCTTCTCCGCGGAGAAGGCCCTGGTGGAGGGGTACAACTTCGTGGGCATCCCGCTGGTGAGGTCCCCGTCCCTGCCAGCCACTATCAGCGGGGCGCTAACCGAGCTGGAGGACTCCTTCACTGAACAAGTTCAGTCCCTGGCAAAATCCATCGATGATGCCCTCAGCACCTGGAGCCTCAAGACCATGTGCTCCCTGCAAGATGGGGGCTCCTACCAGATCAGAGAGACCTTCAGCGCTAGCTCCATGCAGCCAAACCAAGACTTAGAGGCTGAGCTACAGGatcaggagaaggaggaaggtcTCCTGCCAGATACTCtacccaagagcagcagcactctCATGATGGCTTTTCGAGATGTCACAGTGCAGATCGACAACAAGAACATCTCTGTCTCATCATCTACCTCGGTGTCCATGGCAAACTGTCTCAGCAGCAACGACCAggctgggctctctccagctaCCAAGGCTGAGGAAAGCCCAGGAgaaggggagggaaaagccAGTGAACTACTGTCTGCCCCAGAGAGCTTACCTGAGAACAGCCTCACTTCCACCGAGGTGGAGGTCAGTACCAatggcacaggggacagcagcgCTGAGCCTGATCAGATGGCAGTGCAGAAGCTCCAGTTTGATGCAAGCAATGAGGCAGGACAAAGCAAAGGCTTGGAGTCTGAGAATGCAGACaactcagagcagctgagcagcagcagcacctccacCTCAGCTAAGTCAGCCTCTGAGGTGTCCTCAAAAGAAGCCCTGCAGGCCATGATCCTCAGTCTGCCGAGGTACCACTGCGAGAACCCAGCCAGCTGCAAGTCACCCACACTGTCCACAGACACCATGAGGAAACGCCTCTACCGCATTGGGCTGAACCTCTTTAATAT AAACCCAGACAAAGGGATCCAGTTCCTGATCTCACGAGGCTTCATCCCGGACACCCCCATTGGGGTGGCACACTTCCTGCTGCAGCGCAAGGGCCTCAGCCGCCAGATGATCGGGGAGTTCCTGGGCAACAGCAAGAAGCAGTTCAACAGGGATGTTCTGGA CTGTGTGGTGGATGAGATGGATTTCTCAGGCATGgagctggacgaggccctgcggAAATTCCAGGCCCACATCCGCGTGCAGGGGGAGGCGCAGAAGGTGGAGCGGCTCATCGAGGCCTTCAG ccagaggtacTGCATGTGCAACCCAGATGTGGTCCAGCAGTTCCACAACCCGGACACCATCTTCATCTTGGCCTTTGCAATCATCCTCCTGAACACAGACATGTACAGCCCCAATATCAAGCCTGACAGGAAGATGATGCTGGAGGACTTCATTCGCAATCTGAGAG GGGTGGACGACGGTGCTGACATCCCTCGGGAGCTGGTGGTGGGGATCTATGAGAGGATCCAGCAGAAAGAGCTAAAGTCTAATGAGGACCATGTCACTTATGTCACCAAAGTGGAGAAGTCCATAGTTGGAATGAAAACG GTGCTGTCGGTGCCCCACCGCCGGCTGGTGTGCTGCAGCCGCCTCTTCGAGGTGACCGACGTCAACAAAGTGCAGAAGCAGGCAGCTCACCAAAGGGAAGTCTTCCTCTTCAATGACCTGCTGGTG atcctcaagctctgccccaagaagaaaagctccTCAACATACACATTCTGCAAGTCAGTCGGCCTGCTAGGGATGCAGTTCCATCTCTTTGAGAATGAGT ATTACCCCCATGGCATTACACTGGTGACTCCAGTTTCAGGCTCAGAGAAAAAACAGGTACTACACTTCTGTGCTCTGGGTGCTGAGGAAATGCAGAAGTTTGTGGAAGACCTCAAAGAGTCAATAGCAGAAGTGACAGAACTGGAACAGATACGAATTGAAT GGGAACTGGAGAAACAGCAAGGGACAAAGACTCTCTCCTTAAGGACCAATGGAGCCCAGATGGAGCTGCAGTCTAAGCAAGGCTCTCCAACAG GCAAGAAGGATTTGGGGGAGAAGGTCTCGGACAGCACAGTGGAG GTGTCAATTCACAACAGGCTTCAAACGTACCAGCACAACTCCGCCCTGGGGCCCGAGAGTGGAATGCAGCCCAGCATGCGTCTTAACATGCCACgggagcagctggagacagcactggtgccctcgCACCCCGCCTCGGCGGGGACACTTGTACAGTGCCAGCAGATTGTCAAAGTCATTGTCCTGGACAAGCCGTGCCTCGCTCGGATGGAGCCGGCCCTCAACCAGACTCTGACGCGCTACGTCACCTCCGACTCGTGCACCTCCACGCCGTGGCGCGGTGTGGGCAGTGGgctccctgggacccccatgAAGCTGGTCCATCAGCCCCCCCTGccacccccaccccctcccTACAACCACCCCCACCAGTACTGCCCCCCCAGCTCGCTGCTTCAGAGGCGCAGGTATTCCAGTGGCTCACGCAGCCTCGTGTAG